One region of Streptomyces rishiriensis genomic DNA includes:
- a CDS encoding LLM class flavin-dependent oxidoreductase: MPVTVVRFNLVAPGATPAELGVRYRAALEMAAYADECGVTTVQTEEHHGAENNWLPSPFAFAGAVLGATRRLAVTVSAVIGPLHDPLRLAEDIAVLDLLSGGRLVTVAGIGYRPEEYARAGVDWKRRGRLQDELLDTLLKAWTGEEFEYRGRTVRVTPRPGSAPHPLLLVGGSSRAAARRAARFGLPFFPSAHLPELEAYYKERLVEYGTEGWTMMPGAETPLLHIAEDPDRAWAEYGEHFLHEARTYASWQSGDIRSAVRSAAGSVRELRDEGVYRILTPDECVAQGLDNLVLHPLAGGMPTAEGWRGLRLFCEDVLPRLDG, encoded by the coding sequence ATGCCCGTCACCGTCGTCCGTTTCAACCTCGTCGCTCCCGGCGCGACCCCGGCCGAGCTCGGCGTGCGGTACCGGGCCGCTCTGGAGATGGCCGCGTACGCCGACGAGTGCGGGGTCACGACCGTGCAGACCGAGGAGCATCACGGAGCCGAGAACAACTGGCTGCCGTCGCCGTTCGCCTTCGCGGGCGCCGTGCTCGGCGCGACCCGGCGGCTCGCGGTCACGGTCTCGGCGGTGATCGGCCCGCTGCACGACCCGCTGCGGCTGGCCGAGGACATCGCGGTGCTCGACCTGCTGAGCGGCGGCCGGCTGGTCACGGTCGCCGGCATCGGGTACCGGCCCGAGGAGTACGCCCGGGCGGGGGTGGACTGGAAGCGGCGCGGGCGGCTCCAGGACGAGCTCCTCGACACCCTGCTCAAGGCCTGGACCGGCGAGGAGTTCGAGTACCGGGGCCGCACGGTGCGGGTCACCCCGCGTCCGGGCTCCGCCCCCCACCCGCTGCTGCTGGTCGGCGGCTCCTCCAGGGCCGCCGCCCGCCGGGCCGCCCGGTTCGGCCTGCCCTTCTTCCCCAGCGCGCACCTTCCGGAGCTGGAGGCGTACTACAAGGAGCGGCTGGTGGAGTACGGGACCGAGGGCTGGACGATGATGCCGGGCGCCGAGACCCCGCTGCTGCACATCGCGGAGGATCCGGACCGGGCGTGGGCCGAGTACGGCGAACACTTCCTGCACGAGGCCCGCACGTACGCCTCCTGGCAGTCCGGCGACATCCGCTCGGCGGTGCGGTCGGCGGCGGGCAGCGTCCGGGAGCTCCGTGACGAGGGCGTCTACCGGATCCTCACGCCGGACGAGTGCGTGGCGCAGGGGCTCGACAACCTCGTCCTGCATCCGCTGGCCGGCGGGATGCCCACGGCGGAGGGGTGGCGTGGGCTGCGGCTGTTCTGCGAAGACGTGCTGCCCCGGCTCGACGGGTGA
- the ftsY gene encoding signal recognition particle-docking protein FtsY translates to METVILAVVIAVVVLGVLAGLVVGSRRKKSLPPPPPTAPDITAPPAEPHVGDEAETPRDEPRRTIEEVDLPGGGSTGTAVEEPPVVEVPELEIPEPTEGRLVRLRARLSRSQNALGKGLLTLLSREHLDEDTWEEIEDTLLTADVGVLPTQELVERLRERVRVLGTRTPEGLRGLLRDELLKLVGTDVDRTVKTEPAERKPGIVMVVGVNGTGKTTTTGKLARVLVADGRTVVLGAADTFRAAAADQLQTWGERVGAHTVRGPEAGDPASVAFDAVKEGKEMGVDVVLIDTAGRLHTKTGLMDELGKVKRVVEKHAPLDEVLLVLDATTGQNGLVQARVFAEVVNITGIVLTKLDGTAKGGIVIAVQRELGVPVKLIGLGEGADDLAPFEPEAFVDALIGD, encoded by the coding sequence ATGGAAACCGTCATCCTTGCTGTAGTCATCGCCGTGGTCGTGCTCGGTGTGCTCGCCGGGCTCGTGGTCGGCAGCCGACGGAAGAAGTCGCTGCCACCGCCGCCCCCCACCGCGCCCGACATCACCGCCCCTCCGGCCGAGCCGCACGTCGGCGACGAGGCCGAGACGCCACGCGACGAACCGCGCCGCACGATAGAGGAGGTGGATCTTCCCGGCGGCGGTTCGACCGGCACCGCCGTCGAGGAACCGCCCGTCGTCGAGGTTCCCGAACTCGAGATCCCGGAGCCCACCGAGGGGCGGCTGGTCCGCCTCCGCGCCCGGTTGTCCCGCTCGCAGAACGCCCTCGGCAAGGGCCTGCTCACGCTGCTCTCCCGCGAGCACCTCGACGAGGACACCTGGGAGGAGATCGAGGACACGCTGCTCACCGCCGACGTCGGCGTGCTGCCGACCCAGGAACTGGTCGAGCGGCTGCGTGAGCGCGTCCGGGTGCTCGGCACCCGCACCCCCGAGGGCCTGCGCGGTCTGCTGCGCGACGAGCTGCTCAAGCTGGTCGGCACCGACGTCGACCGCACGGTGAAGACCGAGCCCGCGGAGCGCAAGCCGGGCATCGTGATGGTCGTCGGGGTCAACGGCACCGGCAAGACCACCACCACCGGCAAGCTCGCGCGGGTGCTCGTGGCCGACGGGCGGACCGTCGTCCTCGGCGCCGCCGACACCTTCCGCGCCGCCGCCGCCGACCAGCTCCAGACCTGGGGCGAGCGGGTGGGCGCGCACACCGTGCGGGGCCCGGAGGCGGGCGACCCCGCCTCCGTCGCGTTCGACGCGGTGAAGGAGGGCAAGGAGATGGGGGTGGACGTCGTCCTCATCGACACCGCGGGGCGGCTGCACACCAAGACCGGCCTCATGGACGAGCTGGGCAAGGTCAAGCGGGTCGTCGAGAAGCACGCGCCGCTCGACGAGGTGCTGCTCGTCCTCGACGCCACCACCGGCCAGAACGGTCTCGTCCAGGCCCGGGTCTTCGCCGAGGTCGTGAACATCACCGGCATCGTCCTGACCAAGCTGGACGGCACGGCGAAGGGCGGCATCGTGATCGCGGTCCAGCGCGAGCTGGGCGTCCCGGTCAAGCTGATCGGACTCGGCGAGGGCGCGGACGACCTGGCGCCCTTCGAGCCGGAGGCGTTCGTGGATGCCCTTATCGGCGACTGA
- a CDS encoding bifunctional DNA primase/polymerase produces MGFTIGGIREIRSGARRRGRSSECTAVAEFTGLWGWDAVPGARAAAGVCSCGRSDCREPGAHPLTFAPRVPAGATLDDVSRTWSEFPGAAVMLPVGRAFDVIDVAEAAGRRALVRLERMGLPLGPVTATPEGRAQFFVAPGAAAELTGLLYRMGWDDPTALDLHGLGPGTFVTAPPSDRGGLGPVRWLRPPALDSATRPPQARLLLGTLAYLAHRSRA; encoded by the coding sequence ATGGGCTTCACGATCGGCGGCATTCGCGAGATCCGCTCCGGCGCGCGCAGGCGCGGTCGCTCGTCCGAGTGCACCGCCGTCGCCGAGTTCACGGGACTGTGGGGCTGGGACGCGGTCCCCGGCGCGCGGGCCGCGGCGGGCGTCTGCTCCTGCGGGCGCTCCGACTGCCGCGAACCCGGCGCGCATCCGCTGACGTTCGCCCCCCGGGTGCCCGCCGGGGCCACCCTCGACGACGTGAGCAGGACCTGGTCGGAGTTCCCGGGCGCCGCGGTGATGCTGCCCGTGGGGCGCGCGTTCGACGTGATCGACGTCGCCGAGGCCGCCGGCCGTCGCGCCCTGGTCCGGCTGGAGCGCATGGGTCTCCCCCTCGGCCCGGTCACCGCCACCCCCGAGGGCCGCGCCCAGTTCTTCGTCGCCCCCGGCGCCGCCGCCGAACTGACCGGCCTGCTCTACCGCATGGGCTGGGACGACCCGACCGCCCTGGACCTGCACGGCCTCGGGCCCGGTACGTTCGTCACGGCCCCGCCCTCCGACCGCGGCGGGCTCGGACCGGTGCGCTGGCTGCGTCCGCCCGCGCTGGACTCGGCGACCCGCCCGCCGCAGGCCCGTCTGCTGCTGGGCACGCTGGCCTATCTGGCCCACCGTTCGCGCGCCTGA
- the nsdA gene encoding transcriptional repressor NsdA: MSGNGGSGSNAAGVDKRPNELLSSWFVRSGWSKGELARQVNRRARQLGANHISTDTSRVRRWLDGENPREPIPRILSELFSERFGCVVSVEDLGLRAARQVPSVTGVDLPWTAPQTVAQLSEFSRSDLMLARRGFLGTSLALCAGPSLIEPMQRWLVPSPPAPLEEPDSIPTSRARGRLSRPELDLLESTTVMFRQWDAQCGGGLRRKAVVGQLHEVTDLLQEPQPESTARRLFKVAAELAELAGWMSYDVGLQPTAQKYFVLALHAAKEAGDRPLGSYVLSSMSRQMIHLGRPEDALELVHLAQYGSRDCASPRTQSMLYAMEARAYANMGQPGRCKRAVRMAEDTFAESDEWDEPDPDWIRFFSEAELYGENSHSFRDLAYVAGRSPTYASLAEPLMRKAVKLFAGDHDHQRSYVLNLIGMATVHLLQREPEQSATLATQAMKEAKKVRSERVNTRIRKTVDSAVRDFGDLSEVVDLTERLTIELPETAEAV, from the coding sequence GTGAGCGGCAACGGCGGAAGCGGAAGTAACGCTGCGGGTGTGGACAAGCGCCCGAACGAGCTGCTCTCTTCGTGGTTCGTGCGCAGCGGCTGGTCGAAGGGTGAACTCGCGCGTCAGGTCAACCGCCGCGCACGCCAGTTGGGCGCCAACCACATCTCCACGGACACCTCGCGGGTGCGCCGCTGGCTGGACGGCGAGAACCCCCGCGAGCCCATCCCCAGGATCCTGTCGGAGCTGTTCTCCGAGCGGTTCGGCTGTGTCGTCTCCGTCGAGGACCTCGGGCTGCGCGCCGCGCGCCAGGTGCCCTCCGTGACCGGTGTCGACCTGCCGTGGACTGCCCCGCAGACGGTGGCCCAGCTCAGCGAGTTCTCGCGCAGCGACCTGATGCTGGCGCGGCGTGGCTTCCTCGGGACCTCGCTCGCCCTGTGCGCGGGCCCGTCCCTCATCGAGCCCATGCAGCGCTGGCTGGTCCCCTCGCCGCCCGCCCCGCTCGAGGAGCCGGACTCGATTCCCACCAGCCGGGCCCGTGGCCGGCTCTCCAGGCCCGAACTGGACCTCCTGGAGTCCACCACCGTGATGTTCCGGCAGTGGGACGCGCAGTGCGGCGGCGGGCTGCGCCGCAAGGCCGTCGTCGGGCAACTGCACGAGGTCACGGATCTCCTCCAGGAGCCCCAGCCCGAGTCCACCGCGAGGAGGCTCTTCAAGGTCGCCGCCGAACTGGCGGAGCTGGCGGGCTGGATGAGCTACGACGTGGGGCTCCAGCCCACCGCGCAGAAGTACTTCGTCCTCGCCCTGCACGCGGCGAAGGAGGCCGGTGACCGGCCGCTCGGCTCCTACGTGCTGTCCAGCATGAGCCGCCAGATGATCCACCTCGGCCGGCCCGAGGACGCCCTGGAACTGGTCCACCTCGCGCAGTACGGCAGCCGCGACTGCGCGAGCCCGCGCACCCAGTCCATGCTGTATGCGATGGAGGCCCGCGCCTACGCCAACATGGGGCAGCCCGGCCGGTGCAAGCGGGCGGTGCGGATGGCCGAGGACACCTTCGCCGAGTCCGACGAGTGGGACGAGCCGGACCCGGACTGGATCCGCTTCTTCTCCGAGGCCGAGTTGTACGGCGAGAACAGCCACTCCTTCCGTGACCTCGCCTATGTCGCCGGCCGCAGTCCCACGTACGCCTCGCTGGCCGAACCCCTGATGCGCAAGGCCGTGAAGCTGTTCGCGGGCGACCACGACCACCAGCGGTCGTATGTGCTGAACCTGATCGGCATGGCCACCGTGCACCTCCTGCAGCGGGAGCCCGAGCAGAGCGCCACCCTCGCCACACAGGCCATGAAGGAGGCCAAGAAGGTGCGCTCCGAGCGCGTCAACACTCGTATCCGAAAGACCGTCGACAGCGCCGTACGCGATTTCGGTGATCTCTCCGAGGTCGTGGACCTGACCGAGCGGCTCACCATCGAGCTGCCGGAGACGGCGGAAGCGGTCTGA
- a CDS encoding ammonium transporter has product MAQAAITLAADAPTLSSANTGFMLICSALVLIMTPGLAFFYGGMVRVKSTLNMLMMSFISIGIVTILWVLYGFSLAFGTDSGSLIGWNSDWVGLSNIGLTELWDGYTIPIFVFMVFQMMFAIITPALISGALADRVKFSAWALFVALWATVVYFPVAHWVWGAGGWAFELGVIDFAGGTAVHINAGAAALGVILVIGKRVGFKKDPMRPHSLPLVMLGAGLLWFGWFGFNAGSWLGNDDGVGALMFVNTQVATAAAMLAWLVYEKIRHGAFTTLGAASGAVAGLVAITPSGGAVSPLGAIAVGVIAGVLCAMAVGLKYRFGYDDSLDVVGVHLVGGVVGSLLIGFFASGKGQSDVEGLFYGGGLDQFWKQCAGVFAVLAYSLVVSAVLAFLLDKTIGMRVTEDVEVAGIDQAEHAETAYDFSGAGGGAARTTALPTAVTDASKKVDA; this is encoded by the coding sequence ATGGCACAGGCCGCCATCACGCTTGCGGCGGACGCACCCACGCTGTCGTCCGCGAACACAGGCTTCATGCTCATCTGTTCCGCACTGGTACTGATCATGACCCCGGGCCTCGCCTTCTTCTACGGAGGCATGGTCCGCGTCAAGAGCACGCTCAACATGCTGATGATGAGCTTCATCAGCATCGGGATCGTCACCATCCTGTGGGTGTTGTACGGCTTCTCCCTCGCTTTCGGCACCGACTCCGGCAGCCTCATCGGCTGGAACTCCGACTGGGTCGGCCTCAGCAACATCGGCCTGACGGAGCTGTGGGACGGCTACACCATCCCGATCTTCGTGTTCATGGTCTTCCAGATGATGTTCGCGATCATCACGCCCGCCCTGATCAGCGGTGCGCTCGCCGACCGCGTCAAGTTCTCCGCGTGGGCGCTGTTCGTCGCACTGTGGGCCACGGTCGTGTACTTCCCCGTCGCGCACTGGGTCTGGGGCGCCGGCGGCTGGGCCTTCGAGCTGGGTGTCATCGACTTCGCCGGTGGTACGGCGGTGCACATCAACGCCGGTGCCGCGGCCCTCGGCGTGATCCTCGTCATCGGCAAGCGGGTCGGGTTCAAGAAGGACCCGATGCGCCCGCACAGCCTGCCGCTGGTCATGCTCGGCGCCGGTCTGCTGTGGTTCGGCTGGTTCGGCTTCAACGCCGGCTCGTGGCTCGGCAACGACGACGGCGTGGGCGCGCTGATGTTCGTCAACACGCAGGTCGCCACCGCCGCCGCCATGCTGGCCTGGCTCGTCTACGAGAAGATCCGCCACGGTGCGTTCACCACGCTGGGCGCGGCCTCCGGCGCGGTCGCCGGTCTGGTCGCCATCACCCCCTCGGGTGGTGCGGTCTCCCCGCTCGGCGCGATCGCCGTCGGTGTCATCGCGGGTGTCCTGTGCGCCATGGCCGTGGGCCTGAAGTACCGGTTCGGCTACGACGACTCGCTCGACGTCGTCGGCGTCCACCTGGTCGGCGGTGTCGTCGGCTCCCTGCTGATCGGCTTCTTCGCCAGCGGCAAGGGACAGTCCGACGTCGAGGGCCTCTTCTACGGCGGCGGCCTCGACCAGTTCTGGAAGCAGTGCGCCGGCGTCTTCGCGGTCCTCGCCTACTCCCTGGTCGTCTCCGCGGTCCTCGCCTTCCTCCTCGACAAGACGATCGGGATGCGCGTCACCGAGGACGTCGAGGTCGCCGGCATCGACCAGGCGGAGCACGCCGAGACCGCATACGACTTCAGCGGGGCCGGCGGCGGCGCCGCCCGCACGACCGCCCTCCCGACCGCGGTCACCGACGCGAGCAAGAAGGTGGACGCATGA